The Leptospira tipperaryensis genomic sequence GGGAAGAATCGCGTAAGCGCCTCCGAAGGTAAGAAGCGCGGTCTTCGTAAAAAATAAAATCAATTCTTCCCAGAAACGAAATTCAGATTTAAGAAAGAGTAAAATTCCAAGGATCGGCAAAACCCAGAGGATCAAACCGGCGCTTCCGACTTTACTGATCTGTTTTAGAATTTCCGAAAATTGTTCTCTCTTTCGGTCCAGCTTGGATTGCAGATCGATCCTCCCGGAAGCAGAATTCAAAGCCGGAGTTTGTAAAGAAGCGTGTAAATTATTTCCATAAACAAAAAAAGAAAGAAGCCCGAATGTCAGAGAAAACAAAAGAAGATACGGATAAGGAATCGAAAAGAACAACATCCCGAGAACCGTAATCAAAAAACAAAATCTCTGACCGTTTGACTTTAAGTTTTTTACTACCAAATTGGAAAATGCAAGAAGGATGATCGCAAGAACCGCGGGTTTGACTCCGTTTAAAAACGAAATCACATAGGAAACTTCTCCATAATAAAAATAGAATATCCCAATTCCGGAAAATATCAGAACCGAAGGAAGAATAAAAAACAGACCCGCCAGAATTCCTCCAAGAGTTCCGTGGAGGATCCAGCCCAAATATGTGGCGAGCTGTTGCGCCTCGGGTCCGGGAAGAAGCATACAATAGCTGAGGGCGTGAGAAAATCGTTCTTCAGAAATCCACTTTTTCTCTTCTACCAGAGTTTTGTGCATTAGGCTGATCTGCCCGGCAGGCCCGCCAAAGCTCAGCCAACCCAGTTGAAACCAAAAACGAAACGCTTCTCCGAGAGAAGGGATCAAGAAGAAAGTCTCCCGATTCGAAAGAAGAGGGGCCATTCTACCGTCTTTGTTTTTGCACTTCCCCAGGCGGTTTTCAGATCGGATTCGATCAAAAGTACGGGATCACTTTCATTTTTTTGAATATACTTTTGAACACTGGACCAGGTTCTTAAATAACCGAGGACTTGATCCGCGGTCCATTCTTCTTTCATACTATATTCGGGAGGAAAGATTTCTTCGAAGGGAAAAGAGATCGTTTTGTACTTTTCTTCCACGTATTTTCTTTCGGGAGGCCAGTAGGAACCTACGATTTCACCGTAGAGTTTATCTACGAGGGAATCGATTTCCGGATTGATTCGATGTAGACCGTAACCCCAGAGCGCGAGAATCCCGTTTTTCTTTCCCACGCGCTGCGCTTCCTTAAAAAAATGCTCGAAGTCGAACCAGTGAAAAGCCTGCGCCACCGTGATCAAATCTACTTCAGAATTTTCTAATGTAGATTCCTCGGCCTTTGCGACGCGGTATTCGACGCGAGGATGAGATTCTGCGTTCGCAATTTGATTCGCGCTGGGATCGGTCGCGATCACCTTGTCGAAAAATTCTGCGAGTGAAACCGCGGCTTGACCGTTTCCGGTTCCACAATCCCAAACTACGTTTCCGTTCGGGACAAGACTTTTCAGATAAGGGAAGAGTTCTCGGGGATAACCGGGTCTGAACTCGGAATAAGATGAGGAGTGGGAAGAAAAATGATCTCTGAAACTCATACTCTCAAGATTTCAGAGATCATCGGAAAGACTCAAGCCGGTTTTTAGAAAGCGCCGTCCGGATGTTTCTTAAATTCTTTTTGATTGATAAAAAGATATTGGTATTGAATCTGTTTTCCTTCCTTGGTTTTGGCTTGGATCATCAAAGGAAGGAAGGTGGATTTTTTTGCAAAGTCCGGAATTCTCACCGTATAATCGGGTGATTTGTTTTCGGCGATCACATCCTTGCTCTTGATCTTGATACTCACCGATTCGGGTTGAACTCCTTCGAGATGAATCTTAAATTCCTGACCCGTTTTCACCCAAGCGCCGTCCTCGATCGAAATGGAAATCTTTGGTGGAGGAGCCATTGTAAGAATTGCACTGAACGCGGATTGAGACTGACCCCAAGGAACCAAGGATCTATGCACGTTATAAACCGGTGTTCCCGGGACGTTCTTTCCCGGATTTACGGTGAAAGCCATACGATAACCGATCGCCTTTGCTTCTTCGATCACGCGAGGATCAAAAAGACCAAAGGGATAAGCCAGATCCACGACCTTTCTTCCGGTCTTAGCTTCTAAGATTTGTTTGGATTCAAGCAATTGTTTGCGGATCAATGTGCGGCTCATCGTTGGAAGTTTTGGATGATATAAGGTATGAGAACCCAAATCCAGAACTCCACTATCAAGCGCGGTCTTCAGTTGATCCCAGGTCATGTAGTACTTCTTACCGGAAGAAATGATCGTAGGGTAGATAAAGATCGAAGCGACAAAACCGTATTTCTTTAAAAGGGGAACCAACTGTTCGAGATGTGTTTTCGAACCGTCATCAAACGTAAGAAGAATCGGCTTCTCCGGAAAGTCCGCAGGCTTTTTACCGGAAAGATAAGCATAGAACTGATCCAAACGAATCGGTTTATAACCTGCGGCCTTGAGGAACTTAAACTGTTCTTCAAGAAGATTCGGATGAAGATTGTATCCGCCCATCGGACCACCTTCGGGCGCCAAATGATGATAACAAAGAACGGGAACTCCGCCTCCGGAAGCCAAATCAACTCCTTGCGCGGAATAGTTCGGACTGGAAGGGGTGTCGTCTTTTACGGTCGGAAGCGCATCCTCATATTTCTTCTTTTTTGATCTGGAAGTCTTGGAATTCTTCGCTTCCTTGTTGTCTTGAATCTTAGAATTTCTGGATTTTTTGCGGAGAGTTTTTTCTTCCGGTTTCGAAACACCCGCGTTTACGTCGGCTGTTTCGGCTTTTTCTTTCGGATTCTTTTTCGAAACGACTTCGGGAGAATCTTCCAAAGAAGACTGACGTTGAGAGCTGGAACGTTCGAATTCCGATTTTTGAGAAGAAGCTGATTTTCTCTTTTTTGGAGGATTGAGAAAATCGTCCACAGGAGACGCCGTTAAAAACGCGGGGATCAAAAGGGAAAGAATCCCAAGGATAGAAAGAGAGGTTTTTACTTTTTTGGAAATAAATAGTTTTGTTTGCATTCCGGAATCCGGGAAAAGAGTCTTCGGTTAGTCTTTTAAAGCCTCTTTCCCCGGCAAGCGATTCCGGAGGTTTTTAGTTGCAGAATTTCGCGAACGATTTCGCTGCTTCTCGATGACCTAAATCTTCGGCGATCCTCCAATCTCCACATGCATTTTTCTTTTCTTTGATCGCCCAGTTTGCAACCGCGCGGTTATTGATGGCATTGGAATAATTCGGTTTAAAACGAATCGCCGAAGTGAAATCTTCTATCGCACCTTGATAATCGGAAATTTTGATTTTTGCAAAACCCCGGTTGTTATAAGCAATCGCATAATCCTGTTTTTGTTCAATCGCCTGATTGTAATCCGCAATCGCAGCTTCTTCGTTTCCGGACTTACTCTTTGCAAGTCCGCGATTGTTGAAAGAAGATGGATTGTCAGGATTTGCATCCAAGTCCCTGGAATAAAACTCGATCGCAGAAGGATAATCCCCATTCTTAAATTTGGAATTTCCTTCTTGGAAAGGATTACGATTCGATTCTCGAAAGGAAACCGTTTCTTCCGTCTTCTCCTGCTCGGAAGAACAGGAAGAAAACAGAAAGAAAGTTAGACAAAACAGGGATTTCGATAAAAGTTTCGATCGAGAAACGAAAGGGTTCATGCAAAATAAGTCTCCGAAAGAAGCTTATTTCCCTTCCTTCTCCCGAATCAATCTCTTTAAGACGGATTCACTGTGCGCACAGAGTCTTAAAATTCCTGCTTTCACGGGTTTTTGTTTGTCAAGTTCCAGGAGTTGACCTGCAAATCGGAACTTGCGACGAATGTGATTCACCGCCGGGATGGAAGTCTTGAAACTTCTCGCCAACTCATGATCGGTCATACCTTTCAAGTTGAGATCAAAGAACTTCGCAAGCTTATCCTTATCCCAAACAATCTTCTGATCCGTTCGGTAATAATTGTGTTGTTCTAATCGTTTGCTGTTGCGTTCGTAAGAACCTTGATTCCTCTTCTTTCGCCAGAAGGGATGTCGGTTCCTCGCATACTTGA encodes the following:
- the chrA gene encoding chromate efflux transporter, coding for MIPSLGEAFRFWFQLGWLSFGGPAGQISLMHKTLVEEKKWISEERFSHALSYCMLLPGPEAQQLATYLGWILHGTLGGILAGLFFILPSVLIFSGIGIFYFYYGEVSYVISFLNGVKPAVLAIILLAFSNLVVKNLKSNGQRFCFLITVLGMLFFSIPYPYLLLFSLTFGLLSFFVYGNNLHASLQTPALNSASGRIDLQSKLDRKREQFSEILKQISKVGSAGLILWVLPILGILLFLKSEFRFWEELILFFTKTALLTFGGAYAILPTVAGFAVVKAGWISNKEMLDGLSFGESTPGPLVMVLTFIGFLAGAHQYGNLVAGLFGLFLTTYYTFLPSFIFILGGASLVEKTKESPLLKFSLSYVTACVCGVILYLGIYFAKSILLQGSAERFEFKNFLLVIRWFPLVWTVFSLLFLKLKKEYSIFWIFFSGLFFLAADVLFHL
- a CDS encoding class I SAM-dependent methyltransferase; this encodes MSFRDHFSSHSSSYSEFRPGYPRELFPYLKSLVPNGNVVWDCGTGNGQAAVSLAEFFDKVIATDPSANQIANAESHPRVEYRVAKAEESTLENSEVDLITVAQAFHWFDFEHFFKEAQRVGKKNGILALWGYGLHRINPEIDSLVDKLYGEIVGSYWPPERKYVEEKYKTISFPFEEIFPPEYSMKEEWTADQVLGYLRTWSSVQKYIQKNESDPVLLIESDLKTAWGSAKTKTVEWPLFFRIGRLSS
- a CDS encoding polysaccharide deacetylase family protein, whose product is MQTKLFISKKVKTSLSILGILSLLIPAFLTASPVDDFLNPPKKRKSASSQKSEFERSSSQRQSSLEDSPEVVSKKNPKEKAETADVNAGVSKPEEKTLRKKSRNSKIQDNKEAKNSKTSRSKKKKYEDALPTVKDDTPSSPNYSAQGVDLASGGGVPVLCYHHLAPEGGPMGGYNLHPNLLEEQFKFLKAAGYKPIRLDQFYAYLSGKKPADFPEKPILLTFDDGSKTHLEQLVPLLKKYGFVASIFIYPTIISSGKKYYMTWDQLKTALDSGVLDLGSHTLYHPKLPTMSRTLIRKQLLESKQILEAKTGRKVVDLAYPFGLFDPRVIEEAKAIGYRMAFTVNPGKNVPGTPVYNVHRSLVPWGQSQSAFSAILTMAPPPKISISIEDGAWVKTGQEFKIHLEGVQPESVSIKIKSKDVIAENKSPDYTVRIPDFAKKSTFLPLMIQAKTKEGKQIQYQYLFINQKEFKKHPDGAF
- a CDS encoding tetratricopeptide repeat protein is translated as MNPFVSRSKLLSKSLFCLTFFLFSSCSSEQEKTEETVSFRESNRNPFQEGNSKFKNGDYPSAIEFYSRDLDANPDNPSSFNNRGLAKSKSGNEEAAIADYNQAIEQKQDYAIAYNNRGFAKIKISDYQGAIEDFTSAIRFKPNYSNAINNRAVANWAIKEKKNACGDWRIAEDLGHREAAKSFAKFCN
- a CDS encoding LB099 family protein — translated: MEIYEKEKRKLLSASTPEQYIELSIKSKLTGPKKSSITSEWLTSTGYTIDDIKYARNRHPFWRKKRNQGSYERNSKRLEQHNYYRTDQKIVWDKDKLAKFFDLNLKGMTDHELARSFKTSIPAVNHIRRKFRFAGQLLELDKQKPVKAGILRLCAHSESVLKRLIREKEGK